GAGCTCATCCATCAGGCCGGCCTTGTTCTGCAAACGCCCCGCCGTGTCAACCACAACGACGTCCGCATCCCCTTCAGCGGCCACACGCACGGCGTCGTAGGCGACGGAGGCGGGGTCGGCGCCCTCCCGTTCAGAGCGCACGACCTCAACACCGACGCGCTGACCCCAGGTGGTGAGCTGGTCGGCGGCAGCCGCACGGAAGGTGTCTGCGGCCCCCATGACGACGCTCTTGTCCTCGGCTACGAGCACACGCGCGAGTTTCCCGCAGGTGGTGGTCTTACCGGTGCCGTTGACACCGACCATGAGGACGGCCGCGGCAGGCCGTCCTGCGGAGGCATCCCAGCCCTCGGCGGGCTCGGGGCGGTTCAGGTTCAGCGAGCGGTCCAGGTCGGGGTCGACGAGCCGCAGCAGTTCCTGGCGCAGCACCCCGCGGATGGCCTGCGGATCAGAGGTGTCCAAAACCTTGGCTTGCGTACGCAGCTCATCCATCAGGGCAGTGGTGACCTCCAGGCCCAGGTCCGAGGTCAGCAGGGTGTCCTCGATCTCCTCCCAGTCGGCCTCAGAAAGATCGCCCCGTGACAGGACCGCCAGGACAGCCCGCCCGAAGCCGCCGGCGCCGGCCAGTCGCGAGCGCAGGCGCTGCATGCGTCCGGGAATCGACTCGGGGCGCTCAAGCGTGGCGGTTGCGGCCGGCTGCGGCGCCTCCTCCTCGGTCGGGGAAAGTCCGGGGGGCGTGTGCGACTGGGAGGTCTGCTCTTGTGGCGGGGTGAGCAGGACGTCGTCGGCACTGGTGGGCTTGTGGGGGCTTATCTCCGGTCCCACCTCGGTGCCGCGATTGCGCCCCGCGTAGAACCAGATGCCGCCAAGGACGGCAAGCACCACCACGACTATGAGGACGATCAGCAAGGGATCCATGGACCCATCATGCCCGATCGCCCACGGGGGCAGGCAAGCATGCGCCCTCCAGGGGCGCTTCAGCGCAGTGTCAGCGCCCGGTCAGTGCTGTGCAGCCGCCTGCCGGCCGTGACGCGCCGCCGCGGCGTCCTTGTGACGGCGCACTTCGGCGGTCTTGGCCTCAGCAGTGTCCATGGCCTTCTCCACCACATCCACCAGCCCGGAGAAGGACTCCGTGCCGACGTATACCGCCGAGTCGTCGCGGGTCATTAGCTCCTCAAGACGGGCCTCCTGCGGCACCACGGTGACGTGCTCCTCCTTCGCCCGGGCCACCCCCGCGAGCTCGCGCAGCCGTTCGCGCCAGGTGGCGACCGGGTAGCGCTCGGCGACGACCAGGCCGAGCACGATCAGAGCGGCGACGAGGACGACGGCGAGTGGAAGGAGCATGGAACCCATGGGCATATTCTGCCTTCCGTTACTGACGGTTCCGCCGAGGAGGGACCTCGTGTCGCCCATCCGACAGCGCCGCGTGCATCACAGTTCACCCGACATGGTCCCCCGCGTCACTGGGGGTCGGGTGAGAGCCGCTGGGAGACCGCCTGGGTGACGCCGTCGCGCATGGTGATGCCGTATAGGGCGTCGGCGATCTCCATGGTGCGCTTCTGGTGGGTAATGATGATCAGCTGGCTGGAGTCCCGCAGCTCGGTGAAGATGTCCAGCAGCCGCCCGAGGTTGGTGTCGTCCAGGGCCGCCTCGACCTCGTCCATGACGTAGAAGGGCGAGGGCCGCGCCTGGAAGATCGCCACCAGCAGCGCCACTGCCGCCAGCGAGCGCTCCCCGCCGGACAGCAGGGACAGGCGCTTAACCTTCTTCCCGGCGGGCCGGGCCTCAATGTCGATGCCGGTGGTGAGCATGTCGTCGGGGTCGGTGAGTACTAGGCGCCCCTCACCGCCGGGGAAGAGCCGATCGAAGACCGCGGCGAACTCGCGGGCCGTGTCCGCGTATGCCTGGGCGAACACCTCCTGCACCCGGCGGTCCACGTCCTCCACGATACGCAGCAGGTCCGCGCGAGACTGTTTGAGATCGGCGAGCTGCTCGGACAGGAAGCGGTGTCGCTCCTCCATGGCCGCGTGCTCCTCCAGTGCCAGCGGATTGATCTTTCCCAGGCGGGCAAGTTCCCGGTTCGCCCGGGCCAGACGCTTGTCCTGCTCGGCGCGCACATAGGGCCGGCCGGTTGGCTGGGCGCCGGAGTAATCCACGCTCTCGTCGTCGACTGCCGGGGCGCCGTCGCCCGCGGCCGCGGGCACGGCACCGTCCTTATCCTTCTGATCGACCACGAGCTGGGGCACAAGCATGTGGGGGCCGAACTCCTCCACGAGCGGATCGATCTCCAGACCGAGTTCGTTCATCGCCCGCTCGGCCAGATTCGCCAGGCGCATGTTCTGCTCGGCCCGGGCGACCTCATCGCGGTGAGCAGCATCGGACAGGCCGGTCAGCTCTGCCCCCAGGGCGTCCAGTTGTTTACGTACCTCGGCTCCTGCGGCAGCAGCTTCGGAACGCTCGGCCTCAATACGGGTGCGTTCGGATTGGGCCTGCTCTACCCAGGTGCGGGCAGACTCGGCGGCAATGCGGGCCTGGTCACGCACCTGCGCGGCTGTTGCCAGTCGAGCCTGACGGGCCTTCTCCGCGCGCGCGGCGGCGGCGCGCTGCTCACGTTCGCGCCTTGCCGCCTGGCGCAGAGAGTCGGAGCGACCACGACCGCTGCGTTCCCTCTCCTCGGCGGTGCGCAGGGCCAGGCGGGCCTCCGTCTCGGCGGTGCGGGCCGCCGCGGCCGCGGCCGCGGTGTCCTCACGCATCGCGCGGGCGTTGTCGATGGCGGCATCCATATCGGCTGCTTGTCCGGCTGCGGCGGTGCCATCAACTTCGGCAACGCCGACGGCGGGCGGCCGGCTCTCGATGTCGGCGAGAGCGGCCTGTGCGGTGGCGAGCTCGGTAGCACGCTGAGCGGCCTCCGCCTCCGCCCGCTCCAGGACGCGCCGGGCCCGGCCAGTCTCCTCCGTTGCGGCGTGGGCGGCAGAGTTCAGACGCGCTAGGTTCTCCGCCACGCGGGCGGCCTCGGCGTCGGCGGCGCGCAGCCGTTCAAGCGCAGTAGCCACGGCAGCACCGGCGGAGGCCTCCCGCGCGCGGGCAGTGTCGAGCCCGGCGGCGGCCTCCCGCTCCATCTGCGCGGCGGCGGTGGCCCGAGTGTCGGCCTCCTCGTGGGCCGCGGCGAGAGCGAGCACCGAGGACGATTCACCACCACCACCGGTGGCCCAGACCGGGCCCAGTACATCGCCGTCGCGAGTGGCAACCACTGCCTCTGGTACGGCGCTGCGCAGCTCCCGGGCGGTCTCCAGATCCGCACTCACCCAGGTGCCGGCCAGGAGCCGGTTCAGCGCACGGGTCAACTCCGGGGAGTCGGCGGTGATGAGCGCGGCGGCGGGCCGGGCGCCGCGCGGCGTCCGATCCGCGAGAGCCGTCGACTGATCCGCAGGTGTCGGGCCGTCGTCGTCCAGCTCACCGGCATCCTGAATGATCAAACGCAGCCCACCTGCCTCCCGGCTACGGGCGTGAGCGAGGGCGGCAGCAGCGGCGTCGGCATCGGCTATCACCGCCGCCCCGGCAAGTTCGCCGAGCAGACCGGCCAGCGCGTCCTCCCAGCCCGCAGCCACGGTCACGGATCCGGCGAGCGGGCCCACCACGCCGGGGATGCCAACCTCGGCGAGCTCAGCAGTAGCGTCCTGGGAGTGAAGCGACAAGGCGAGGGCATCGCGACGGGCGGTCCAGGTGGCCAGCTCGGCAGCGGCCTCACGGCGGGCGTCGGTAGCGGCAGCGACTTCATCGCGAGCGTCGTTGAGTGCAGCGGTGGCCGCCTCATGGGCGGCGGCGGCCCGTGCCTGCTCTCCGACGGCGGCCTCGGCCGGATCGGAGGTGTCCGTCGGTTCGGGCAGGTCGGCACCAAAAGAGGAGGATTTAGCCTGCCTCAGAGCTCGCTCGGCTGCCGAGGCGCGCTCCTCGGCGGCCTGCACGCCGGCGCGTGCCTGCTCGACGGCGGCGCGAGCGGCCTCATGGCGGGAGCGAGCGGAGGCCAGGCGTCCGCCGGCTCGGGCGAGCACCTCGCGATGCTCGGCGCGGCGGTGCTGCAGGGTCGCAAGCGCCTGCTCCGCGCTTGTCGCGGCGGCCTCCGCCTCCACACGCTGCCCGGTGGCATCGGTCAGGGCACGGCGGGCCGCCTCAACGGCGGCGGCCAGCTCGGCCTCCTGTGCAGCGGCCTGCTGCGCGCGGCGGTCCAATTCATCGGGGTCGGTGCCGGCCACGGGGCGGGGGGATTCCGCCAGGCCGCGCACGCGTTCGGCGGCGACATCGGCGAGGGCGCCCAGGGATTGGGCCGCGGCGGTGAGCTCCTCCCAAGTGGCGGTGGCGCGGGCCAGGCGCTGCCCGGAGGTGGACTCGACGCCGGTCAGCTCCGCCAGCTCGGCACGGGCCAGGCGCTCGGACTCTTCCAATTCGGCGCGACGATGCGCCAGACGAGCCTGATCCTCCTGGCCGGCTTCGAGCAGGGACTGCACCTGCACCACGTCGTCGGCCAGCAGCCGGGCGGTGGCGTCGCGCACCTCTGCCTGGATGACATGGGCGCGGCGGGCGACGGCGGCCTGCCGGGCCAGTGGCCCGAGCTGGCGGTGCAGCTCCGCGGTCAGATCGGTTAGCCGGGTCAGGTCAGCGGCCATGGAGTCGAGCTTGCGCAGCGCCCGTTCCTTACGACGCCGGTGCTTGAGGACTCCGGCGGCCTCCTCAATGAAGCCGCGACGTTCCTCCGGGGTGGCACTCAAGACGGCGTCGAGTTGGCCCTGACCGACCACCACGTGCATCTGCCGCCCCATGCCTGTGTCGGACAGCAGCTCCTGCACATCCAGCAGCCGGCAGGTGGTGCCGTTGATCTGGTATTCACTGCCGCCACCGCGAAACAGGGTGCGCGTTATGGTGACCTCGCTGTAGTCGATGGGCAGGGCGCCGTCGGTATTATCGATCGTCAGGGAGACCTCGGCGCGTCCCAGAGCGGGGCGAGAACCGGCACCAGCGAAGATGACGTCGGCCATGGAGCCGCCGCGCAGGTTCTTGACCCCCTGCTCCCCCATCACCCAGGTCAGGGCGTCCACCACATTGGACTTGCCCGAGCCGTTCGGACCGACCACAGCGGTGATCCCCGGCTCCAGGCGGAGGGTGGTCGACGAGGCGAAGGACTTGAACCCCTTCATCGTCAACGTCTTAAGGTGCACACGCCAACAATAGCCGGAAGCAGAACAATCCGGCCCACACCAGCCGCCCCGACCAACCCCGTCACCGCCCCAGTCCGGCCACCAGATGGTCATCACCACACACCGTCTCAACGTCGTCATAGACTCCTACCCGGCAGGAACTCCCTTCCAACGGGTCATCGCGGTACTTCACAAACCTCATCATCCAAAGGAGATAGAGCACCTGCCACCCATCGCAGAACCCCCAGGAACGGTGGATCAGGACCTCACCAAGCGGACCTGACACAACCGGTTCCGATTGGAGTATCCGTGCTCGAAATCACCAACCTGTCCAAACGTTTCGGAAAACTACAGGCTCTCGACAATCTGTCCCTCAGCCTGGGCGACGGCGAGATCGTGGGCTTCGTGGGCGCCAACGGCGCCGGCAAGTCCACCGCGATGCGCATCGTCATGGGGGTGCTGACCACCGACGCCGGCTCGGTGACCTGGGACGGCACGCCGGTCGACGCCGCCTTGCGCCGCCGTATCGGCTATATGCCGGAGGAGCGAGGCCTGTACCCCAAGATGAAGGTCGGTGAGCAGCTGACCTACCTGGCCCGCCTGCACGGGGTGACGGCCCCCGCGGCCCGCCGGGCCAGCGAGCAGTGGACCGAGCGACTGGAGATCTCCGCACGGCGCGAGGACGAGGTGCAGAAGCTCTCCCTGGGCAACCAGCAGCGCGTCCAACTGGCTGCGGCCCTGGTGTCCGATCCCGATCTGCTGATCCTTGACGAGCCCTTCTCCGGCCTGGATCCGGTGGCGGTGGACGTCATGAGCCAGGTGCTGCGGGAGCGGGCCGCCGCCGGCGTGCCCACATTGTTCTCCTCACACCAGCTCGACGTCGTGCAGCGCCTGTGCGACCGCGTGGTCATTATCCGCGAGGGGCAACTGGTGGCCGACGGCACTGTCGCCGAGTTGCAGGCCGGTGCTGAACCCCGCTGGCACGCCGTCGTCGAGGTCGCAGGCGCACCCGCGGCCGCCGTCGAAGCCGCCACCGCCATGCTCGCAGGCACCCCCGCAGTGGAGGCGAGTGCCGAGCCCATCGCCGAGGGCGCACGTGTCAGCATCGTCGCCGGCGGACCCGACGAGCAGCGCCTGCTGGAGGCCGCTCAGCGCCTGGGGCGACTGCGCGAACTCGGCCCCGTAACCCGCCCGCTGACTGACATCTTCCGCGACGTGCTAGCCGCACCCACGACCGGACAGGAGGCCTGAACCGTGTCCACCACCCCCCAAGCCATTTCCCGCTCCCAGGAGATCCGCCTCGTTGCCGGCCGCGAGTTACGCATACAGTTGTTCAAGCGCTCGGCGGTGATCTCCACACTCGTCATGCTGATCCTGGCTGTCGGCGGGATTCTCGCGGTCGCCCACCTCACGGGCGGCGAGGACGAGCCCTACCGGCTGGGCGTGTCCGCCCCCGACACCGGCGCTGCCACCGCGCTCGAGCCCGCCCTGGAGCAGATCACCGGCACCAATGGCCTGCCCATCAAGGTTACTACCGACATCTCCGACGCCGAGGCCGCCCTGGGAATCAGCGGCGACAGCGACGAAGACACGACACTCGACATGGTCCTCGACCTGACCGGCCCCTCCCCGGCCCTGAAAGTCACCGAGCAGGGCAATGTTGATCAGGCGGTCGTGGCCGCGGTTACCAATGTTCTGCAACAGGCCGCCCTGTCGGGCGAGATCACTGCCCTGGGCGGCGAGCCCGCCCAGGTGGCCGAGTCCCTGGCGGGGGCCGTGCCCCAGGTAGAGGCACTTGACCCGCCCGACCAGGACTCCGCCGATTTCGGAGCCCGCTACACCGTGCTCCTGATCATCGACATCCTGCTGTTCATCATCGTAATGGGCGGTGGCCAGATAATCGCCATGGGGGTGGTGGAGGAGAAATCCAGCCGCATCGTGGAGATCCTACTGGCCTGCGTGCGCCCCACATCCCTGCTGGCTGGCAAGGTAATCGGCACCGGCACCGCCGTGCTGGTCTCCTACGGGCTAATAGGAGTCGTCGCCGGCGTGACGGCCAAGCTCAGCGGTGTGCTGCCCGATGGCGCCGTCGACGTTGACACCGCCTTGGTCGCCATGATCGTGTGGATGATCGTCGGCTACGCGATTTTCGCAGTCGGCTATGCAGCGGCCGGCGCTCTGGTCAGCCGCCAGGAGGATGTGGCCACCGCGGTCATGCCGCTGACCATGACGTTAATGATCCCATACATATTGTCATTCGTAATGGCCTTGCAGGATCCATCCGCGCTGGTGTACCGGGTGCTGGCCTACGTGCCGCCCTTCGCGCCCTTCCTGATGCCCGCTCGGCTGGTGCTGGGCGTATCCTCCTGGGGCGAGCAGCTGGCCGCGTTAGCCTTGGCGCTGGTATTCATCCCGGTATTCGTGTGGCTGGCGGCAACGGTGTACACCCGGGCCATCACCCGCACCGGCGCGCGGGTCCCCCTCAAGGAGGTCCTGTTCCGTCGCTCCGCCTGACCACGAACGTGCGTCGCGCTCGTCTCACCTTCACCCTCCTCCACCGAGGTCGGTCGATAAAACCAACGAGGTCGGTCGATATAACCAACGAGGTCGGTCGAAGTTGCGTTCCTGAATTGGGAGTTATCGGCGCGAACGTGGTGCTTAAGATCGGGGTTTTGGTTGCTGTGGTGCGGGAAAGTCGGAGTGATTATGGTCTGGGAGGTTAATCCGGGGCGGTGCTTGACATTCGCGGGTAGATGTGCGTGCCGTGAGAACACGGTCCCCACGAGCAAGACTCTGCCCGATCTGCCAGACCCCGATGAAGAAGTCCGGCCGCACCGCCGCAGGCACCAGGCGGTGGAAGTGCACCGCCTGCCGGTCCCTGGCCACCGCGCCGCGCCCACCCTCGCCGGGTAGGGCCGAACAGGCGGTGCTGGGCGAATTCATCGACTGGGCGACCGGCAGCCGCTCCCAGGCCGACATCTCCGGTGGTAGCGGCAGGGCGTTTCGCCGCCGGACGGCCTGGTGCTGGGACATCCCAGTACCCAAGCCGCCGGTCACCGGCGAGGTGTACTCCCAGATCTTCATCGACGGGATGTGGCTGGCCCACAAATGGGTGCTCCTGGTGGCCCGCAGTCCCACGCACGTGATCGCCTGGCAGTGGGCCGCGTCCGAGAGCGCGGCGGCCTACCAGGCGCTGCTAGCCGACCTGGCCCCGCCCGACCTGGCAACCACCGACGGGGCCGGCGGCGCCTTGAAGGCCATCGCCGCCACCTGGCCGGGCACTCCCATCCAGCGGTGTCTGATCCACGTGCACCGCGACACCGTCCGTGACCTGACCCACCATCCCAAGACCACCCCCGGCAAGGCCCTACTACGCCACTCCCGCAAACTGCTGAGCATCTCCACCACCGAGCAGGCCACCAGGTGGCTGGTGACCCTGAACGACTACGGCATCCAGTACAAGGACTGGCTGAATCAGCGCACCACCGCCCAGCAGGACCCCCAAACCGCCGCCCGCACCGGCCGCAAGTGGTGGTACACCCACCCCCGGGCGCGCCGCGCCTGGCGGCGCCTGGAACGCCTGGCCAAGCAGGGCCAGCTGTTCGCCTACCTGACCGACCCGGACGGCAAGCCCCGCCCCACCCCCGCCGAGCGCACCACCAACCCCATAGAGTCCATCAACTCCCAGGTCCGCGACCGGCTGCGCCACCACCGCGGCGCCACCACTGATCACCAGGCTGCCATCGCCGAATGGACACTGCACACCTACACCCAGGCACCGGCCACGCCCGCGGTGATCCTGGCCGACTGGCACACCCAAGGCCGCCCCCAGCGCGCCCGCACACCCAAACCCAAAACAAACAAGCCCACCACCAGCCACCCCGCCGGATGGGGCACCACACCCACCCCCGAAGAAGGCCTCTGGGCCCGCAAAGGCTGGGCCGGACGAACCAGCTAGAACACCACGACACGCCGGTCTAAAGCACCACGTTTACGCCTATAACCCTGAATTGGGTGAAGTGTTGGGGCCCGCACCACTACGGTGCGGGCCCCATCTGCTTTACGCCGCCTCCACAGCCCGGTTCAGTTAGCCAGGTCAGGGAACCAGATGGCGATCTCGCGCTCGGCGGTGGCCGGCGAGTCCGACCCGTGCACCAGGTTCTGAATAGCACTGGTACCCCAGTCACGGCCGAAGTCGCCGCGGATAGTGCCAGGTGCCGCCAGTGTCGGATCGGTCGCCCCCATCACGGACCGCACCCCCTCTACCACGCGCTGCCCCTCAACGACGACGGCGACGACGGGGCCGCGAGTCATGTACTCCACCACCCCGGGGTAGAAGGGCTTATCGACATGCTCGGCGTAGTGGGCCGCGAGGACCTCCGCGGTGGGCACCACCAGTTTCAGGGCGATGAGGTCGTATCCCTTGGCCTCGATACGTCGCAGAATCTCACCGGTCAGGTGCCGCTCCACGGCGTCGGGCTTGAGCAGGACCAGGATACGTTCGGGGGCGTCTGACATGACGTTCCTTCCGTTGGGGAGGGATGATGACCGCCGGCGTTAGCAGCGGCCGCTCGACCGAGTGTAGATGACAGCCCAACCAGCGCCGCTGCCATATCTACCGACCTCGGCGCGCAGCTTCGATCTACCTCGGGGTCAGGGCTTGCCGAAAAGGGCCCGCGCCTGGGCGGCGAGCACCACGGAGCCGACGATTAGCACACCGGAGGCGGTCAGCGGAGCATCGAAGCCCTCGGACATAGTCACCGCCTGTTCCGCCCCGGCCAGCAGGGTGGACGCCACCGCGACCCGATCGGCGCCGAACACCTCACGCGCCACAGCGGCCAGATCCTCGGCGTCCATCGCCCGCGGAGAGTCGACGGACACACAGACAACGGCATCGCATGCGGGTTCCAGCACAGAGAGAATCCCCTCGGCGTCCTTGTCCTTCATGAGGCCCACGACGGCGACCAGATGCTGGAAACCGAAAATCTCCTCAATTGCGGGAACCAGCGCGGCCATGCCGTGGGGGTTGTGGGCGGCGTCCACAATCACGGTTGGGCTCGAGCGCAACACCTCGAGGCGGCCGGGGGCGGTGACGGAGGTGAATCCGTCCTCGACGATTTTCGCTGGCAAGGATCTGCCGCCGAATACGGCCTCCGCGGCGGCGAGGGCGATCAGTGCGTTGTGGGCCTGGAAGGCGCCATGGACGGGAATGAAAACATCCTCGTAAACGGCCGCAGCAGTAGCGAAAGTGACCATCTGACCACCCACGGCGGGCACGCGGTCCAACACGCGCAGCACACCCGCGTTAGGAGCCAGCGGGTCCTCATCGGGATCTAGCTCCCGCCGCCACAAGGCATCATGCTCCACGGCGGCCGCGGCGATGACCTCCTGCACCGGCTCCGGCTGCGCGGCGGTAATCAACGTGGCGCCGTCCTTAATGATGCCAGCTTTGTTTGCGGCAACATCCTGAAGGGTGTTGCCAAGCCAGGCGGCGTGGTCAAGCCCGATCGGGGTGATAACCTCGACGTCACCGGGTACCACGTTCGTAGAGTCCCAGGTACCGCCCATGCCGACCTCGATCACCGCCACGTCCACGGGATGGTCGGCGAAAGCCGCCAGGGCCATGACGGTGAGCACCTCGAAGAAGCTCAGCCGCGGCCCGCCCTCGGCCTGGGAGCGGGCGTCGACCATCTCGATGTAGGGAGCGACATCCTCCCAGGCGGCGATAAAACCGTCCTCACTGATGGGCTCGCCGTCCAGGGCGATGCGCTCGCGGATGGTGGCCAGGTGGGGACTGGTGAAACGTCCGGTGCGCATGCCGGTGGCGGCGAGCAGGCCTTCGGTCATCCGCGCGGTGGAAGTCTTGCCGTTGGTGCCGGCCACGTGCACGATCCGGTAGTTGCGTTCAGGGTTGCCCAGGATGTCGAGCACAGCCGCAACGCGCTCCAGCGAAGGCTGCACGCGGTGCTCGGGCGCCCGGGAAAGGATCTCCGCCTCAACCTGCCGCATCCGCACGGACACCTCGACGGCGTGTGCGGCGGCGGTCAGGTCGGCGCGGTGACGCTCGGCGACGGCGGCGTCAGCAGCGTCGGTCGGGTCGTAGCCGGGGCTGTCGTCGCTGTCGGGAAGAAGCGGTTCCCAGTCCTCCCAGTCGTCGCTGTCGTCGGCGTCGACCTCGGTCAGGAGGGCGTCCAAGCGCTCGAGATCACCGCCTGGCACCATGTTGGCAGCGACGAGTTCACGCAAGGCCTCCAGGTCCTCGGCCTCCGCCTGTTCGCGACTGCGGTCTGCTGCGGCGCGTTCCTCAGCCGCCTGAGCCAGAGTCTTGCCCTCTAAGGAATCGGCGGCCTCCAGGTAGGGCAGCAGCTCGGGGTCGACGCCGGAGCGTGTACCGCCCGGGCCATAGACGGCGTCGACGACGTCCTCACCACTGGCGCCGACGGGGATGCCGAAGGCGGCCCCGGGGTGGGAATGCGGCCCCTGGCCGGAGGGGGCGCCCTGCTCGTGCTGCTCGCTGCTCATGTGCTTTCGTTCCCGCTTCCTGCTTGAAGACGAACCCGGGCAAGCCTAGATGATCGGCTACGGGGAGGTCGGGCCGGATGTCGCTTCCCCTTTCAAAACCGTATCGACCGAACTCGACGGTAACAACGACCGACCTCGGGGAGGGGCCGACCTGTGACCGCCTGGCTGTTGGGCATGGACCCCCAGGACCACCAGCAAGGTGCTGGGCCGGTGGGTGTCCAGATCCCCTGTCCTAGCCGCCGCGCCCAGGCCGTTGGCCGGCACCCGAGGGCCAAAGTGCGCCTCAGCCCTACCGCCACATCCCCAAAACACAAAGAGCCTATGATCAGTGCCGTTCCCGACGATCCCCGCCGGGCGCCTCACTGTGCACCGCTCCGAACGGGCGCCGTCTCCATCGGGAGGACACCCGGTTGAGAACCACGCCCGCGACCACGCCGTTGCCCTGCTCAATGGCCAGCATCGCCTCCTGCAAATCATCAACCGTAGTACGCCCCGCACGAGCGACCAATAACACGCCGCCAGCGCGTTCAGCCATTACCGCCGCATCAGCGTAAGGCAATACCGGAGGAGAGTCGATAACCACTATATGGTCCGCCTCCAGCTCAGCGATCAGGGCAGCCATTGTCGAAGACGCGAGCAACTCAGACGGATTTGACAGCATCCGTCCGGCGGGAATGAACTTCAGGCCCGGAATCGACGTTACCGTCATAACCTCTTCAGCCGATGCGTCCCCAGCCAGCAACTGCGAGAGCCCCGATGCATCCGCATCCACCCCGAATGTTTCGGCAAGCGCCGGTGCACGCAGGTCACCCTCTACCAGCACTACCCGCTCACCCGCCAGGGCGAATACCCTAGCCAAGCGCGCCGCCACCGTAGTGCGACCGTCCGCCGCCGCCGGCGACGTGACAATGAGGCTGCCACCACTGCCGCCCCCGTGCAGCACATTGGTCCGCAGACGGCGCATCGCCTCCTCGACGGCGGGGGCCGCCGTCCGTCCGGGGCCCACCCGGCTGATGGACTTCGAGTAGGGAACAACTCCCAGCGCTTTCAAATCGCCAGCGGCACGAACATCATCGACCCCGCGCAGGGTATTGTCCGTGACCTCTCGGAGAATGATCCAAATATAACCCAGAACCAGGCCGCCGAGGGCGCCGAGAACGACGAACCTCATGCTCGAAGGGGAACGGGTAGTTTCTGACAACTCTGATGATGACATCAGCACGATTTCCGCGGGGTACCGGTCCCCCTCCAACTCGCGCACCTCCTGGGCCGATTGAATGATTGCCTCATCGGCCACACGCCGCGCCAACTCTGGTGAGGACGCCGTCGCCGTGACCACCACCGTTGCCGTATTCTCCGCATGTGACGCCGTCAACGATCTCGCGATCTGCGACGCAGTCTCATCCAGCCCGAGGGAGTCGACGACACGCTGCCCTACCGTCTCCGAGGTGAGCACCGGGATGACCGCATCGATCTTGCGAGACGCCAACTGGGTTGCCACGTAATACGAGTCGGTGGTGTCCGCGACGTTGTCCGGCACGTACACCCGCATGTAACCGACGGCTTTGGCCGTATAGGTCACCGGAAGCGCAGCCACCGCGCCGAGCGCCGCCAACATACTCAACACAATCACCAGCGCCAGGCTGCCGATGCGCTGTCGGCTCAGGGCCAACAGTC
This genomic stretch from Actinomyces qiguomingii harbors:
- a CDS encoding IS1249 family transposase, translated to MRTRSPRARLCPICQTPMKKSGRTAAGTRRWKCTACRSLATAPRPPSPGRAEQAVLGEFIDWATGSRSQADISGGSGRAFRRRTAWCWDIPVPKPPVTGEVYSQIFIDGMWLAHKWVLLVARSPTHVIAWQWAASESAAAYQALLADLAPPDLATTDGAGGALKAIAATWPGTPIQRCLIHVHRDTVRDLTHHPKTTPGKALLRHSRKLLSISTTEQATRWLVTLNDYGIQYKDWLNQRTTAQQDPQTAARTGRKWWYTHPRARRAWRRLERLAKQGQLFAYLTDPDGKPRPTPAERTTNPIESINSQVRDRLRHHRGATTDHQAAIAEWTLHTYTQAPATPAVILADWHTQGRPQRARTPKPKTNKPTTSHPAGWGTTPTPEEGLWARKGWAGRTS
- the ndk gene encoding nucleoside-diphosphate kinase — protein: MSDAPERILVLLKPDAVERHLTGEILRRIEAKGYDLIALKLVVPTAEVLAAHYAEHVDKPFYPGVVEYMTRGPVVAVVVEGQRVVEGVRSVMGATDPTLAAPGTIRGDFGRDWGTSAIQNLVHGSDSPATAEREIAIWFPDLAN
- a CDS encoding bifunctional folylpolyglutamate synthase/dihydrofolate synthase, with amino-acid sequence MSSEQHEQGAPSGQGPHSHPGAAFGIPVGASGEDVVDAVYGPGGTRSGVDPELLPYLEAADSLEGKTLAQAAEERAAADRSREQAEAEDLEALRELVAANMVPGGDLERLDALLTEVDADDSDDWEDWEPLLPDSDDSPGYDPTDAADAAVAERHRADLTAAAHAVEVSVRMRQVEAEILSRAPEHRVQPSLERVAAVLDILGNPERNYRIVHVAGTNGKTSTARMTEGLLAATGMRTGRFTSPHLATIRERIALDGEPISEDGFIAAWEDVAPYIEMVDARSQAEGGPRLSFFEVLTVMALAAFADHPVDVAVIEVGMGGTWDSTNVVPGDVEVITPIGLDHAAWLGNTLQDVAANKAGIIKDGATLITAAQPEPVQEVIAAAAVEHDALWRRELDPDEDPLAPNAGVLRVLDRVPAVGGQMVTFATAAAVYEDVFIPVHGAFQAHNALIALAAAEAVFGGRSLPAKIVEDGFTSVTAPGRLEVLRSSPTVIVDAAHNPHGMAALVPAIEEIFGFQHLVAVVGLMKDKDAEGILSVLEPACDAVVCVSVDSPRAMDAEDLAAVAREVFGADRVAVASTLLAGAEQAVTMSEGFDAPLTASGVLIVGSVVLAAQARALFGKP
- a CDS encoding polysaccharide biosynthesis tyrosine autokinase, with product MTLNGLLALSRQRIGSLALVIVLSMLAALGAVAALPVTYTAKAVGYMRVYVPDNVADTTDSYYVATQLASRKIDAVIPVLTSETVGQRVVDSLGLDETASQIARSLTASHAENTATVVVTATASSPELARRVADEAIIQSAQEVRELEGDRYPAEIVLMSSSELSETTRSPSSMRFVVLGALGGLVLGYIWIILREVTDNTLRGVDDVRAAGDLKALGVVPYSKSISRVGPGRTAAPAVEEAMRRLRTNVLHGGGSGGSLIVTSPAAADGRTTVAARLARVFALAGERVVLVEGDLRAPALAETFGVDADASGLSQLLAGDASAEEVMTVTSIPGLKFIPAGRMLSNPSELLASSTMAALIAELEADHIVVIDSPPVLPYADAAVMAERAGGVLLVARAGRTTVDDLQEAMLAIEQGNGVVAGVVLNRVSSRWRRRPFGAVHSEAPGGDRRERH